TATGGCGCCAAGGGCGTCGCTGCAAGATGGGGCGGAGACGGCAGTTCTCGCGAGAGCCGCGCTTTCAGGCCTTTATCCAGCGCAAGTGTCCCATCTTCCGGTCTTTCGGCTTTCGGCTCGGAGGAGGCTCAGGTGCAACTTTCTTCGGTCGTCCCGAATCCGGGTTCATCCGACACCAGCCGCCTCCACCATGCCGCCTAAGTTCGACCCCAACGAGATCAAAGTCGGTGCGTGCTTTAGATGTGGCCGGGGCTTCGGGATGGAGCATCCCTCCCCGCGTTCCGTCCGGCTTGCGGCCTGCGCCGCAATTGCCTTTCCCACGGCGGGTTTTAGAACCGCTGCCCGCTAGAGGCTGGCCCTCTGGTGCTGCGTTCAGGGCGCTGTGTGTCCTGGCCGAgcctctttctgggcctcagcttccccacgTGTAGATGGGGGGCAGGACCGGACGACCTGTGGCGGCTTTGCAGCCCCCACCCTTAGGGTAAGGTTTGTCTCCGGGCGCGTCCCCCTAGGCTGCGTTGGCCGGCGGCCGGGGCTTCTTCCACGCCGGCGCGGTGTGGGCCTCGGCAGCGGTAGCCAAGCGGAAGGCCGCTGTCCCACGTGGCGCTTGGAGCGGTCCACGccttgggggggaggggtgtcctGCCTCGCTCCCCGCGAGGTTCTTGGGGCTGTTTTGAGAAGAGGCAGAAGGTGGTGTGTCCAGGCCCGCAAAGATGCGTTGGGAGGGCTGTGACTTGGGGGCTCCCCTTGCGGAGGCACTGATCCTTTCTTTCTCCCAGTGTACCTGAGGTGCACCGGTGGGGAAGTCGGTGCCACGTCTGCCCTGGCCCCCAAGATCGGCCCCCTGGGTCTGGTAAGTCATCCTTGTGGAGGGGCGCTTTTTGTATGCGGAGAGCGGAGTTCGGCTCTGGCTTGTGCAAATACGACTGTGTCTGAGGTGCCCCTGACAGTAAGCGATTGCCATCCCCGGCTAGGCCTGAAACTGGCACTAGCCGTCACAGAAAGGTTGTATGTAAAGATGGAACCTGGTACCTTGAACCTGTAACTTTCCAGTGCCTCTTGGCTGCTGCTCTTAGTGTTCCTGAGGGACGGGATGGAGGAGGTTTTTAAAGTCAAGAGTGGCTTAGTGACACCGCATAGCCTACTTGGCCTGTTTCCTAGGGAGATGGGCATATGGCTGCTGGGAAGATAAAATGGAGTGTGACATGAAGATCTCGGTGAATGTTACAGTAGCTTGTATTAACAACTCTGCTCTGAACCTACTGGTTAACATGATTAGCTTTATCTAGGATCAGACTTATTTACCtgctttttcctccattttatacTCTTTACTGAACTTCCTTTTTCTTGAATATAATCAGGCCTTTATTCCTTGAGCAGTGGTCTCCTGTCTGAAAAGCTCTCCCATCATGGTTTTGCTTAAGCAGTGTCCTCATTACTCTTCCTTGGCCCTTACCTCAGCTGGCACTCACTGGACATCTCTCCTGTTTAGGGAATTGTAAAGGGGCAAATGCCCAGACCTCATCCCCACAGATTGACTAGGGTTGGTCAGACACAAGGACTTGGTGTCTTTTTAAAGAGGCCCCCGGTGATTCAAATGTAAAAGAGTTGAAAATTACCACATAGGTTCTTAGGAGAGGGTAGGTAGATAAGGGCCCTGGTCCCATTGTGGCCTTGAACCTGCAGTTTACAGCCCTGGACCAACTAAGCCTGCAGCCTCAGTTTTCCAGTTTAGTATGGTGATAGCCATGCCTTGATTGGGCAGGCAAAGTTAAACGTGTTTCACACAGCTTGCTTGTGCTGCCAAGTGAGAAGGACTGGGCAGATTTTCAGACTGCTTCGATGTAGGGCATGGTGTGattatataccttttatttctgcaGTCTCCAAAAAAAGTTGGTGATGACATCGCCAAGGCAACTGGTGATTGGAAGGGTCTGAGGATTACAGTGAAACTGACCATTCAGAACCGACAGGCCCAGGTACTTGATTTGAGGGAGGGCAGAGGTAGGGATTCCTGGGAGGAAGGTTTTTTGCTGACATGGTCACCTGCCACCAGTGGTGAGGTAAGAGCAATTTTATCTGTGGGGAAGGTTTTTGAGAGCATGGGTCAAATATTAACTCTTCTCACTTTTGAGACATTGGGTAAATCACTTATGTTTGCTGGGGTAGGACGTGTTTCAGGTTGTGAAAATTAACCTGAATGTACAGTAAATGCGGCATCTGGCCCATGGATTCTGAGAGCCAAGGTGCATGGTAGTATTGGTTGTTCTCATTGGAGGGTGAGGTAGGGTATGTTACTCCCATTGAGAATCTCTTCTGCAGATTGAGGTGGTACCTTCTGCCTCTGCCCTGATCATCAAAGCCCTCAAGGAACCgccaagagacagaaagaagcagaaaaacagtGAGTGGCTTTTTCCCTGGTAGTATGTGAGTGGTATTGTGTGCCCAGTGTTTGATACACAGCTGCACGTGCTCCCTTTAATGAAACCTAGGGATGGCATAGGTATTTGTTAAGCTGTTACAGAGCTAGGCACTGCCAAGAAGTGCCATGTGGCTCTCCCCAATCCCTGGTGTGGAACAGATCCCACTCAACGCTTGCAGGAGGGACATGTTCAGGCagggtgaagaaactgagaaagatAACCAGTAATCAAGAAAGAGCAGCTTCCTAGCTGGATGACAGACCCTATGGACAGCTTTAATCAACCTCAGTCACTTCAGcgtattttttctcctcttcaaaaCAGTCCCTTCCACATAAGGTTAGCAAACACTTGATTTTGTCCCTAGCCACCCGCCACTGCACCTGACCAGTTTTCTGTTGGCTGGTGCAATCCAGTGGTGAGCTGATACTAAACCCCAGCTTAGGAAACAGGGTTGTTCTTCATGTGGATGACTCTGTGCCGAAAGCATGGGAACAGGTTAGAAATGGATGAGGGAGGACTgactgctctgctctgctctggcctcaggtggtAACACAGcttttgctattttttattttctgcagtTAAGCACAGTGGAAACATCACTTTTGATGAGATTGTCAACATTGCCCGACAGATGCGGCATCGATCTTTAGCTAGAGAACTCTCTGGTAAGAACAGAACAGTATGAGGCCGCCTTAATTGTCACACAAGATGTATGCACTTTGTGGCATTTTCCCACTTAGAGGGGATTTTAttatgtaagacctgaaattggGGTGTGGTGTCTTTCTGGGTTTGAAAGAATCTGGGTATCACAGGACCTGTGGACATTTTTGCATTCAGAGCTTTTAAATATATGGAGCTCTGAATTTTGGATTAGGGGAGCAGTGATAATTATTCCTGTATTCCATAAAATAGTTATTCCTCTCCTTGCCTGTATTTCCCCACTGATACCTGAGGATTGTGAGGGACTGACAGGCCCTCTGATTCCACCTTTTCTTAATTATAGGAACCATTAAAGAGATCCTGGGGACCGCCCAGTCTGTGGGCTGCAATGTTGATGGCCGCCACCCTCACGACATCATAGATGACATCAACAGTGGTGCAGTGGAATGCCCAGCTGTAAGTGACTTATGCATTGATTTGCTTAAAATTAGGGTGAAAACTGGAGGGGAAGCTAATGTATCCCTGGGGAAAAGGTGGAAAATTCTAGAAGTGCTCAATAGTGGGGTTGGGAGATAAGGTTTTTTTGTCCTATtactgagggatttttttttttcttttcttttctacagaGTTAAGaactgcaaagaaaaataataaagggttATTTGACAACCAGTGGACTTTTTGATGTGGCCTCTTCCTAGGGGGAGCCTAGGCTTTGTGGTCAAATGGTGGTCATTGAGGCCAGGGTGACAGAATCTGGGGATGAAGCAGCAATCTGTGGACAACAGATTTCTGTCCTGTATGGGACTAgctcagaaaatacctagaaaggaAGTCTGTTTTTTGGAGACACGTTCATGGAGCTCCTCAAGAAAAAGTTCTTGGTCAGAAAGAAAACTTGGGGAGTTAAACATAATAAACACACAGGGAAGGAGCTCTTCATCCCAAACCGATTTAATCATTTGGTGGGTTCTGGGCCCAGGGCCCATGATTCAAGGCTTTGCTCTCCATTCTAGTGTTCAGCTGTGGTTCAGAACCACTGATGGGACAACCAAAGAACCTGACCTTTATGAGTCCTCTTCTGTAGTTAGCAGCTCCTAGCCCAACCCTGGTTTGCTTTAAACCAGTAACAGACTATTTTCTAGTGAATGCTTTCACCTTTCCTAAgcctctcccttctcttttccttagTTCTGTTCCTTTTGAGTTTCTAGAGCTCATCACTCACTTTCACCTTATTTGATATGCAGTGAATGAACCTCAAACACCTGGACACTGAGACAAAGCTACCCCTGAGCAGCCTGAAGTACCACCTGGAAGGGGCTTCTGGGCACTAGCCTAAAGGGAGTTGGGAATAACGGCGCCAAGAACTTCGTTTCCCTGCCATTAGTCACTTGGCTgtcccatttggtcatggtggTTTAGGTGGTTTTTAATCACAGGTGCAAGCAGGGGTGGAAAACTGCTTTAGTGGAAAGGACTGCCCAAGATCGCTGGAGTGAGGAACATTCCAGGACACGTGGCAAGTCAGCAAGGAATCAAAGCTAGAGGCCTTGGGTGATGGCTGAGGGTACAACCAGCTTACCTTACAGTAGACCAGTAATGGGGTGTCTCAAATCAGGCTTACCTAACCAAAAACCAAGTAAGTTCACAGCAGTTTATAAGTGCTGAGATGAGATCTACACCAGTGGGGTGCaagggagaaaggaagcaggCCAACAGGCTAAAGAGCTTGATTTAAAAGATACTCAGCTGTCAGGAAGAGGGGAAAGTAAAAATGACTCGCCTGCCTCTGAGCCAGGGAAAGCATGGCTGCCGTCACGTTGCCCCAGTTTTGTTAGCCTTCCCTCCCTTAGGAACTCCGTTTAAAGGTATGTGCCTTGCTGAGGGATTTCATTAGCTTCTTCCTGCACCCTCAACCTCACTGTCCTTCCTCAGTCTTTTCTTGACAGCAGTAACTAGAGCACTTGAGCAGCTCAGAAACTGCAGGTTGTGTGCAGCTGTGTCTAGATTCagcatccctcccccagccccattcTAGTAACAGTTGGCTCTAGAATCCCCTTCCTCACTTGAATTCACTCCCCCAAATCTTAAACCTCAGTGGCCCCACTATGGGGAATACTCATTCCCGGCTAATGTTCTTGATTCTCCTGTTGGAACAGCCCTCATTCAAGCAGAGATTACTACAACCAGACCACTGCCAAAATACCTGGCCTTTTAAGTAGGAACCAAGTCTTTAACTCATTCTTCATAAATCAACGTTTCTGGAGTGCTTTTACCACTGAATTAAAGGTAAATCTTTAAAACAGTGTAATTGGAGTTGGGTTGTCTTAAGATGTTGGGAAAGAAGAGAGCACTTGAGACCTTCCGGATGCAACATGTAAAATAGTGACTATTTATTAAAGGTGCTTTTGCATGTGGCTCTGGGCTACACTTAGTCAGATGTCCCCAGATGCCTTCAAATTACCTGTCAGGTCCCCATCCACTTTGGTTATGTTCCCAGTTACTCTCCAGCATGGAGTCTCTGATGTCTAATGAAAGCTGAACTACACctgaaggccttcccacactCACTACATTCGTAAGGTTTCACACCAGTGTGAATTTTCTGATGCTGACTAAGGGATGAGCTCTGGTTAAATGCCTTTCCACACTCATTGCActcatagggtttttctcctgTGTGAATTATATGATGTCGAATAAGGGCTGAGCTCTCACTGAagaatttcccacattcattacatttataaggcttctccccagtgtgggtCTTTTGGTGGATTATAAGGTTTGTGCTTTGGCTGAAGGCCTTCCCGCACTCACTGCACttgtagggtttctctccagtgtgagtccTCTGGTGGTTTGTGAGGTTTGCACTCTGgctgaaggccttcccacatgCATTACACTTGTAGGGTTTCTCCCCTGTATGGATTCTCTGGTGCTGAATAAATGCCGCACAGTAGCTGAAGGCCTTCCCGCATTCGCTGCACTTGTAGGGCTTCTCCCCTGTATGAGTCCTCTGGTGGTTTGTAAGATTTGCACTGTGGCGGAAGGCCTTCCCACAGTCGCTGCATTCGTaaggcttctctccagtgtgaattctctgatgctgAACAAGGGCTGAACAGTCACTGAAGGCTTTCTCACACTCACTACATTTGTAGGGCTTTTCTCCAGTATGAGTTCGCTGGTGTTTTGTAAGGTTTGCATTCTGGCTGAAGGCTCTTCCACATTCACTGCATTTATAAGGTTTCTCTCCGGTGTGAATCCTCTGGTGCTGAATAAGAGATGAGCTCTGGCTGAAGGCCTTCCTGCATTCATTGCACTCATATGGCTTCTCCCCAGTGTGGCTCTTCTGGTGCTGAGAAAGGGAAGAACAGTAACTGAAGGCTTTGCCACATTCATTACATATGTACGGCTTCGCTCTGTGAGGTTTAATTATATCTGAATTCTTCCtgaagctctgtgtgtgtgtttcacattTACGGGGTCTCACTTC
The window above is part of the Eubalaena glacialis isolate mEubGla1 chromosome 9, mEubGla1.1.hap2.+ XY, whole genome shotgun sequence genome. Proteins encoded here:
- the ZNF79 gene encoding zinc finger protein 79 isoform X3, with amino-acid sequence MPSGESDHRNSELGKSFNLRPVLSPQQRVPTEVRPRKCETHTQSFRKNSDIIKPHRAKPYICNECGKAFSYCSSLSQHQKSHTGEKPYECNECRKAFSQSSSLIQHQRIHTGEKPYKCSECGRAFSQNANLTKHQRTHTGEKPYKCSECEKAFSDCSALVQHQRIHTGEKPYECSDCGKAFRHSANLTNHQRTHTGEKPYKCSECGKAFSYCAAFIQHQRIHTGEKPYKCNACGKAFSQSANLTNHQRTHTGEKPYKCSECGKAFSQSTNLIIHQKTHTGEKPYKCNECGKFFSESSALIRHHIIHTGEKPYECNECGKAFNQSSSLSQHQKIHTGVKPYECSECGKAFRCSSAFIRHQRLHAGE
- the ZNF79 gene encoding zinc finger protein 79 isoform X2, with the translated sequence MAGGLLTAGPQESTPFSSVTVAFTQKGWRQLAPTPRDRFKEGMPEKSRNLVLLGLPVSQPGMNSQLEQREGSWMLEREGLRSTCPDWKIVSESPPEQDISEESFQDPSVEMPSGESDHRNSELGKSFNLRPVLSPQQRVPTEVRPRKCETHTQSFRKNSDIIKPHRAKPYICNECGKAFSYCSSLSQHQKSHTGEKPYECNECRKAFSQSSSLIQHQRIHTGEKPYKCSECGRAFSQNANLTKHQRTHTGEKPYKCSECEKAFSDCSALVQHQRIHTGEKPYECSDCGKAFRHSANLTNHQRTHTGEKPYKCSECGKAFSYCAAFIQHQRIHTGEKPYKCNACGKAFSQSANLTNHQRTHTGEKPYKCSECGKAFSQSTNLIIHQKTHTGEKPYKCNECGKFFSESSALIRHHIIHTGEKPYECNECGKAFNQSSSLSQHQKIHTGVKPYECSECGKAFRCSSAFIRHQRLHAGE
- the RPL12 gene encoding large ribosomal subunit protein uL11; this translates as MPPKFDPNEIKVVYLRCTGGEVGATSALAPKIGPLGLSPKKVGDDIAKATGDWKGLRITVKLTIQNRQAQIEVVPSASALIIKALKEPPRDRKKQKNIKHSGNITFDEIVNIARQMRHRSLARELSGTIKEILGTAQSVGCNVDGRHPHDIIDDINSGAVECPAS
- the ZNF79 gene encoding zinc finger protein 79 isoform X1, which codes for MLEEGEPPSPDPALPQEEGTEEEGMAGGLLTAGPQESTPFSSVTVAFTQKGWRQLAPTPRDRFKEGMPEKSRNLVLLGLPVSQPGMNSQLEQREGSWMLEREGLRSTCPDWKIVSESPPEQDISEESFQDPSVEMPSGESDHRNSELGKSFNLRPVLSPQQRVPTEVRPRKCETHTQSFRKNSDIIKPHRAKPYICNECGKAFSYCSSLSQHQKSHTGEKPYECNECRKAFSQSSSLIQHQRIHTGEKPYKCSECGRAFSQNANLTKHQRTHTGEKPYKCSECEKAFSDCSALVQHQRIHTGEKPYECSDCGKAFRHSANLTNHQRTHTGEKPYKCSECGKAFSYCAAFIQHQRIHTGEKPYKCNACGKAFSQSANLTNHQRTHTGEKPYKCSECGKAFSQSTNLIIHQKTHTGEKPYKCNECGKFFSESSALIRHHIIHTGEKPYECNECGKAFNQSSSLSQHQKIHTGVKPYECSECGKAFRCSSAFIRHQRLHAGE